In Corythoichthys intestinalis isolate RoL2023-P3 chromosome 4, ASM3026506v1, whole genome shotgun sequence, a genomic segment contains:
- the thrap3a gene encoding thyroid hormone receptor-associated protein 3 isoform X3, translating to MSRATRSASRSPSHSRSRSRSRSRSRSTSLSRRSNSRSHSRRHRYSSRSRSRSRSRSRSQSPHYNRDKKYQNSREFRGYHRGFRRPYNFRGRGRGHFSRGRFQRGGGGRGYNNNNNSNFRNNWKNHKQNPQKQQKQQHQNQSQGRSHVQKFSRSPPPPGHSRQYDRSPSPSLRESQHSNAPSNGTPPKAPLVAGQSSDNVKEELLASKEVQMQGPEREQTKSGQARDVQNIGETEGGWQVLTECNGSPKKTSQENLAVNVQNDQNSEQSGSSPQKLNDTSNGAPAWQPVCNAPATTKMCSQEALNQMLCSLDIFKSEEYSDGDKTALSIAFRKFLKEHSKKSKPTGENSPEANTVDDHQGVSEPPLKRYKEDLNGKVPLNHLLKDSPSLSDEAEEKMLLMSRNKDRQNGDVNNSNPRVVNSAREPFEECFDRLKSMASSQEGDGKPESLREELYIPHKLATVTQQEMEGTFEGLGCRPRKMSESPLMPSRIALLRRNSDREMSMMGEDIPLLHLRKPETKINVRMDFLGDSMIGTSEILAQERQLSQDLVQSSKRGQEFRSIFQHVQIAPMQRTPAELFAQHIVAILHHIRAQHFSPSRLTLNERFTLYQRQAAEKESMKPRKSPEIHRRIDVSPSAFKKHSHIFEAMKSSEDGTNKDTGEKTKADPMDLRLDIERRKKYSSRERDYNQDGVDDSPDTSQERSQEKFSKRSKTSESKGSRSRSSSSSSSSKSNVDDTPKPEVKNEGFNRAQLAPTETSTEKDTPWRGFAPL from the exons ATGTCCAGAGCCACAAGATCAGCCTCTCGGTCTCCGAGCCACTCGAGATCTCGGTCCCGATCGCGTTCCAGATCAAGGTCCACCTCACTGTCTCGAAGGAGTAACTCACGATCCCACTCTAGGAGACATCGTTACAG ctCTAGGTCTCGGTCCCGATCACGGTCCCGGTCAAGATCTCAATCTCCGCATTACAACCGTGACAAGAAATACCAGAACAGTCGTGAATTCCGGGGCTACCATCGCGGCTTCCGGAGGCCTTACAACTTCCGAGGGAGAGGGCGGGGCCACTTCTCACGTGGACGATTCCAACGTGGTGGCGGTGGCAGAGGCtacaataacaataacaacaGTAATTTCCGAAACAACTGGAAAAATCACAAGCAGAACCCACAGAAGCAGCAAAAGCAGCAACACCAAAACCAGTCTCAAGGGCGATCCCACGTCCAAAAATTCTCCAGGAGCCCCCCTCCACCTGGGCACTCCCGCCAATATGATCGATCCCCTTCACCCTCATTAAGGGAATCTCAGCATTCTAACGCTCCCTCTAATGGCACTCCTCCAAAAGCCCCTTTGGTGGCAGGTCAGAGTTCTGACAATGTGAAAGAGGAGCTCTTGGCCTCAAAAGAGGTCCAGATGCAAGGGCCAGAAAGGGAGCAAACAAAATCAGGACAAGCCCGAGATGTGCAAAACATCGGTGAAACTGAGGGGGGCTGGCAAGTCCTGACAGAATGCAACGGCAGTCCAAAGAAAACCAGTCAAGAAAATCTTGCTGTTAATGTTCAGAATGATCAAAACTCAGAGCAGTCTGGTTCCTCACCCCAGAAGCTGAATGACACCAGCAATGGTGCCCCCGCTTGGCAGCCAGTGTGTAATGCACCTGCTACTACAAAAATGTGTTCACAAGAAGCACTGAATCAAATGCTTTGCAGCCTTGATATCTTTAAGAGTGAAGAATATTCAGATGGAGACAAAACTGCGCTCTCCATTGCTTTCAGAAA gTTTTTGAAGGAGCACAGTAAAAAATCCAAACCGACTGGGGAAAACAGCCCAGAGGCAAACACTGTAGATGACCACCAAGGTGTTTCTGAGCCACCTTTAAAGCGCTACAAAGAAGACCTGAATGGCAAAGTTCCTTTAAACCATTTGTTGAAGGATTCGCCTTCTCTGTCTGATGAGGCGGAGGAAAAGATGCTCCTCATGTCGAGAAACAAAGACAGGCAAAATGGGGATGTGAACAACTCAAATCCAAGGGTTGTTAATTCAGCCAGAGAGCCATTTGAAGAGTGCTTTGACAGATTGAAAAGCATGGCCTCTTCACAGGAAGGTGATGGCAAACCTGAGTCTTTGAGAGAAGAGCTGTACATCCCTCATAAATTAGCTACAGTTACTCAGCAAGAAATGGAGGGTACTTTTGAAGGTCTTGGTTGCAGACCCAGAAAAATGTCTGAATCTCCCTTAATGCCGTCTCGCATAGCACTGTTGAGGCGGAACTCTGACAGGGAGATGTCTATGATGGGAGAGGACATTCCGCTTTTGCATTTGAGAAAACCTGAGACCAAGATTAATGTCAGAATGGATTTTCTTGGAGACAGCATGATAGG TACTTCAGAGATCTTAGCTCAGGAGAGACAACTGTCCCAGGACCTGGTGCAATCCTCAAAGAGGGGCCAGGAATTTCGTTCCATCTTTCAGCATGTTCAGATAGCCCCTATGCAGAGAACTCCTGCCGAGCTGTTTGCTCAGCACATTGTGGCCATTCTGCACCACATAAGAG CTCAGCACTTTTCACCATCCCGATTGACTCTTAACGAGAGATTCACCTTATACCAAAGACAAGCTGCAGAGAAGGAGAGCATGAAGCCGAGAAAAAGCCCAGAGATTCACAG GAGAAttgatgtatcaccaagtgcttTTAAGAAACACTCtcatatttttgaggcaatgaaaagctcAGAGGATGGCACTAACAAG GacactggggaaaaaacaaaggcTGACCCAATGGACCTGCGCTTAGATATCGAACGGCGTAAGAAATATTCCAGCCGTGAAAGAGATTACAACCAGGATGGAGTTGACGATTCCCCAGACACCAGTCAAGAGAGATCTCAGGAAAAATTCTCTAAGAGATCAAA GACCAGCGAGAGCAAGGGCTCTCGCTCCAGGTCGTCGTCCTCATCGTCGTCCTCAAAGTCCAACGTGGATGATACGCCCAAACCTGAAGTAAAAAATGAAGGCTTTAATAGGGCTCAGCTGGCTCCGACTGAAACATCTACAGAGAAAGACACACCGTGGAGAGGATTT